A genome region from Triticum aestivum cultivar Chinese Spring chromosome 2B, IWGSC CS RefSeq v2.1, whole genome shotgun sequence includes the following:
- the LOC123044076 gene encoding uncharacterized protein yields MEERSASLHRFNNWKPRTHSAKGQKINQLSGFIILQAGTSELEIGHNFQLHKEDAQKRIWALASRITRSKIHTNNSDSIPDGGRSKRRPLVHSPPPFSPWMRMVEAAPAASIGTAVYSGDDHIPAATLLPPEEHHGPPRSPATETANAHAERGSLRHTLARRRPSAPTPLLLMRRDGAAAGGGGGQHPSHGVEMLPRRRRPSIGDAIFPPNSSRGDVL; encoded by the exons ATGGAAGAACGCAGCGCCAGCCTCCATCGATTCAACAATTGGAAGCCTCGAACACACTCTGCCAAAGGACAGAAAATCAATCAATTGAGCGGATTTATCATACTCCAAGCAGGAACATCAGAACTTGAAATTGGGCACAATTTTCAATTACACAAGGAAGACGCACAGAAAAGGATATGGGCGTTGGCATCCAGGATCACTCGATCGAAAATCCATACCAATAACT CGGACTCGATTCCGGACGGAGGAAGGTCTAAGCGGCGGCCGCTCGTCCACTCTCCTCCTCCCTTTTCCCCCTGGATGCGGATGGTTGAGGCTGCACCCGCGGCCTCCATCGGCACGGCCGTCTACAGCGGCGACGACCACATCCCGGCAGCAACGCTCCTCCCTCCGGAGGAGCACCACGGCCCGCCACGCAGCCCGGCAACAGAGACGGCCAACGCGCATGCGGAGCGCGGTTCTCTCCGCCACACCTTGGCACGGCGGCGGCCTTCGGCTCCGACGCCGCTTCTCCTGATGCGGCGCgatggcgcggcggccggcggtggcggcggccaacATCCGTCCCACGGCGTGGAGATGCTTCCCAGGCGCAGACGACCTTCGATTGGCGACGCCATCTTCCCTCCTAATTCCTCACGAGGAGATGTGCTATGA